One window from the genome of Oryctolagus cuniculus chromosome 1, mOryCun1.1, whole genome shotgun sequence encodes:
- the LOC100339046 gene encoding olfactory receptor 9I1-like, with translation MAENGTMVTEFVLMGFLLQPELKMILFFVFLALYLITMGGNLGMIMLIQSDPRLQTPMYFFLSHLSFLDICYSSVIVPQLLETLRMDKMVITYERCAAQFFFFTLYASTECFLLAVMTYDRYMAVCNPLLYATAMTAQTRLGLVAAAYAGAMLNSVVCTGCTFSIAFCKSNQVDFFFCDLPPLLKLACSETGPREQVIYLLAFLVNTTSISVILMSYVFIIRAITKIRTAGGKAKTFSTCASHMTAVALFFGTLIFMYLKGNMGKSLWEDKIVSVFYTVVIPMLNPMIYSLRNKEVKEAMKKVLNRMRGSQAE, from the coding sequence ATGGCAGAGAATGGCACCATGGTGACAGAATTTGTTCTGATGGGATTCCTGCTGCAGCCAGAGTTGAAGATGATTCTCTTTTTTGTATTCCTGGCCCTTTATCTCATCACCATGGGAGGAAATCTGGGAATGATCATGTTAATTCAGAGTGACCCCCGACTCCAGActcccatgtacttcttccttagTCACCTTTCCTTCCTGGACATTTGCTACTCTTCTGTTATTGTCCCTCAGTTGCTTGAGACCTTGAGAATGGATAAGATGGTCATCACCTATGAGCGCTGCGCTGCTCAGTTCTTCTTTTTCACCCTTTATGCTAGTACGGAATGCTTTCTTTTGGCAGTGATGACCTATGACCGCTACATGGCTGTGTGTAACCCCCTCCTCTATGCTACAGCCATGACAGCCCAGACCCGCCTGGGGCTGGTGGCTGCAGCATATGCAGGTGCCATGCTCAATTCTGTGGTCTGCACTGGGTGTACCTTCTCCATCGCTTTCTGTAAGTCCAACCAAGTGGACTTCTTCTTTTGTGATCTCCCACCCCTGCTGAAACTTGCCTGTAGCGAGACTGGGCCACGGGAGCAGGTAATCTACCTCTTAGCTTTCTTGGTCAACACAACCAGCATTTCAGTGATTCTTATGTCTTATGTATTCATCATTCGGGCTATTACGAAGATTCGCACAGCAGGTGGCAAAGCCAAGACCTTCTCCACTTGTGCTTCTCACATGACTGCAGTGGCTCTTTTCTTTGGAACACTCATATTCATGTACCTGAAAGGTAACATGGGAAAATCCCTCTGGGAAGACAAGATTGTATCAGTATTTTACACAGTGGTCATCCCCATGCTCAACCCAATGATCTACAGCTTGAGAAATAAGGAGGTGAAGGAGGCCATGAAGAAAGTTTTAAACAGAATGAGGGGTTCCCAAGCAGAATAA